One segment of Streptomyces sp. DT2A-34 DNA contains the following:
- a CDS encoding DUF6207 family protein produces MRQINDAHVARPGLAVVEVAAADDETALAVQELLAARWGIAPADRTTREPDEPGVRLRCFLDLRQEPEPEAEHQAEGEPAPVAV; encoded by the coding sequence ATGAGGCAGATCAATGACGCGCATGTGGCAAGGCCGGGTCTGGCCGTGGTGGAAGTCGCGGCCGCCGATGATGAGACCGCGCTTGCGGTCCAGGAGTTGCTCGCCGCCCGCTGGGGAATCGCGCCGGCGGACCGTACGACCCGCGAGCCTGATGAACCCGGCGTACGGCTGCGCTGCTTCCTGGATCTGCGCCAGGAACCCGAACCCGAAGCGGAGCACCAGGCGGAGGGCGAGCCTGCCCCGGTGGCCGTCTGA
- a CDS encoding DUF3761 domain-containing protein — protein sequence MTWTLPEPMLATPVPDPALRPGWNTAHHCIHHTTGVCGWMHHKKPADKYETAKCRDASLSYSRHSQGTCSHHHGVRYWFK from the coding sequence GTGACGTGGACACTGCCGGAGCCGATGCTGGCCACCCCCGTGCCTGATCCTGCTCTGCGGCCGGGGTGGAACACCGCTCACCACTGCATCCACCACACCACCGGGGTGTGCGGGTGGATGCACCACAAGAAGCCCGCGGACAAGTACGAGACCGCGAAGTGCAGGGACGCTTCCCTGTCGTACTCGCGGCACTCACAGGGCACCTGCTCCCACCATCACGGCGTCCGCTACTGGTTCAAGTAG
- a CDS encoding competence protein CoiA family protein: MPFTALHPELGLLDSTLTGLGHDLKWGQVHKVHPRVPLTCPDCSWGLHPKVSRYGVRFFCHDRNRPESCELLNESWEHHMLKLEMAGAIRAAGWFAALEVPAEDGSWRADVMASSADGSRRMAWEAQLSPITVDDIATRTDRYAEEGIRVCWVHPGARPPQWISAVPAVRVRAPQERDQPWVVDDGLAGFVYRSGRWEFQEEPLERFVRWALEEQLVPVGVLPRYRRVYRVVDGEQRRFRRDQWWTSRRSIADQDKHEAMRQRQEAARAEREARQKEQEEAAERRRQELEEQERARKAEEAERRRLQREEEARVRLEEAQRRWARGGRAPGAGAGGTRGASCPGASRA; the protein is encoded by the coding sequence ATGCCTTTCACTGCGCTGCATCCCGAGCTGGGCCTTCTCGACTCGACCCTCACTGGTCTCGGACACGACCTGAAGTGGGGCCAGGTCCACAAGGTCCACCCCCGCGTCCCACTCACCTGCCCCGACTGCTCCTGGGGCCTCCACCCGAAGGTCTCCCGCTACGGGGTCCGGTTCTTCTGCCACGACCGCAACCGACCGGAGTCGTGTGAACTGCTGAACGAGTCGTGGGAGCACCACATGCTCAAGCTGGAGATGGCGGGCGCGATCCGGGCCGCCGGGTGGTTCGCGGCCCTGGAGGTGCCAGCCGAGGACGGGTCATGGCGGGCGGACGTCATGGCCTCGTCCGCGGACGGGAGCCGACGCATGGCCTGGGAGGCGCAGCTGTCGCCGATCACTGTGGACGACATCGCCACCCGCACTGACCGGTACGCCGAAGAGGGGATCCGGGTGTGCTGGGTGCACCCGGGCGCGCGGCCGCCGCAGTGGATCAGCGCAGTGCCGGCCGTCCGGGTCAGGGCTCCGCAGGAGCGGGATCAACCGTGGGTGGTGGACGACGGGCTTGCCGGGTTCGTGTACCGGAGCGGGCGGTGGGAGTTCCAGGAGGAGCCGCTCGAGCGGTTCGTGCGCTGGGCGCTGGAAGAGCAGCTCGTTCCCGTCGGGGTGCTACCTCGATACCGGCGGGTGTACCGGGTGGTCGACGGTGAGCAGCGGCGGTTCCGCCGTGATCAGTGGTGGACATCGCGGAGGTCGATCGCCGATCAGGATAAGCACGAGGCCATGCGGCAACGGCAGGAGGCCGCGCGGGCGGAACGGGAGGCGCGGCAGAAGGAGCAGGAAGAGGCTGCGGAGCGGCGGCGCCAGGAGCTGGAGGAGCAGGAACGTGCGCGGAAGGCCGAGGAGGCCGAACGCCGACGCCTTCAGCGGGAGGAGGAAGCCCGCGTGCGCTTGGAGGAGGCGCAGCGCCGATGGGCAAGAGGAGGACGCGCGCCGGGAGCGGGAGCGGGTGGAACGCGAGGCGCGTCTTGCCCGGGAGCAAGCCGAGCGTGA